A single window of Microbispora hainanensis DNA harbors:
- a CDS encoding ABC transporter substrate-binding protein translates to MKRLTAVAAVLSLAAVAACSGGGTSGKSTGGGGGGGVYTTVDINKPSLDVNAPINPWNPKGNAFWGYNAMRIAWAKNTLTDPNQFYPGIAASWDIAPDNSSITLHLQPGNKWSDGQPVTAADVKFSIALAYTQGSTAFAVDPGAAGAASDVEVVDDRTIKITQDMKNPSVTFVRGVMDAFVVPEHVWQSVVPADFWDTLKAARGDGPEAEAARGQVKALSEKVLAFAPAQDVSAGPFVLKRMNPGEALLVKNPNFYNAANVAPDQLKLLNTTGNEQIWNYLTSGTLDNAPFTAVPADVMKRIKATPGNQVIKGYSPVAVSLAFNQAKKPYDNVHVRRGLAYLINRQEVTQIASPEGGTAAVTTSGIHQKAAREWLGAELDTLEPYALDPAKAEKEFTEAGLQKKDGKWALADGKPWKVTINIPAPFSDWVSAAKAITSQLATAGVDAEVVTTADYPLYLSELAEGKYDLGFWLIALGPAPYNIYQRLYGSSNGWNILGGKVKHSPAGKDGNWMGGPETIDVEGVGTVNPGELTVQLNSVTGDEQKAVIAKLAKAANQDLPVIQLWDYVNTQFVNTNRFTGFPEDESDLLRQPSGVWIQLGLIKKKQ, encoded by the coding sequence ATGAAACGTCTGACAGCGGTCGCGGCGGTGCTCAGCCTCGCGGCCGTCGCGGCATGCAGCGGCGGCGGCACGAGCGGAAAATCCACGGGCGGCGGTGGCGGTGGCGGTGTCTACACCACGGTCGACATCAACAAGCCGTCACTCGACGTCAACGCGCCGATCAACCCGTGGAACCCCAAGGGCAACGCGTTCTGGGGCTACAACGCGATGAGGATCGCCTGGGCGAAGAACACCCTTACCGACCCGAACCAGTTCTATCCGGGCATCGCGGCGAGCTGGGACATCGCGCCGGACAACTCGTCCATCACCCTTCACCTGCAGCCGGGCAACAAGTGGTCGGACGGGCAGCCCGTCACCGCCGCGGACGTGAAGTTCTCCATCGCGCTGGCCTACACCCAGGGCAGCACCGCCTTCGCGGTCGACCCCGGCGCGGCCGGCGCCGCCTCGGACGTCGAGGTCGTCGACGACAGGACGATCAAGATCACCCAGGACATGAAGAACCCCAGCGTCACGTTCGTGCGCGGGGTCATGGACGCGTTCGTGGTGCCCGAGCACGTCTGGCAGAGCGTCGTCCCCGCCGACTTCTGGGACACGCTCAAGGCCGCACGCGGTGACGGCCCCGAGGCGGAGGCGGCGCGCGGACAGGTCAAGGCGCTGTCGGAGAAGGTGCTCGCGTTCGCTCCGGCCCAGGACGTGTCGGCCGGGCCGTTCGTCCTCAAGCGGATGAACCCCGGCGAGGCGCTGCTGGTGAAGAACCCGAACTTCTACAACGCCGCCAACGTCGCGCCCGACCAGCTCAAGCTGCTCAACACCACGGGCAACGAGCAGATCTGGAACTATCTGACCTCCGGCACGCTCGACAACGCACCGTTCACCGCGGTGCCCGCCGACGTGATGAAGCGCATCAAGGCGACGCCCGGCAACCAGGTGATCAAGGGCTACTCCCCGGTGGCCGTCTCGCTGGCGTTCAACCAGGCGAAGAAGCCGTACGACAACGTGCACGTGCGGCGCGGGCTGGCCTACCTGATCAACCGCCAGGAGGTCACGCAGATCGCCTCGCCCGAGGGCGGCACGGCGGCCGTGACCACGTCGGGCATCCACCAGAAGGCCGCCAGGGAATGGCTCGGCGCCGAGCTCGACACGCTGGAGCCGTACGCGCTGGACCCGGCGAAGGCGGAGAAGGAGTTCACCGAGGCCGGCCTCCAGAAGAAGGACGGCAAGTGGGCGCTGGCCGACGGCAAGCCGTGGAAGGTGACGATCAACATCCCGGCGCCGTTCTCCGACTGGGTCTCCGCGGCCAAGGCCATCACCAGCCAGCTCGCCACGGCCGGGGTGGACGCCGAGGTGGTGACCACGGCCGACTATCCGCTGTATCTGTCGGAGCTCGCCGAGGGCAAGTATGATCTCGGCTTCTGGCTCATCGCGCTCGGCCCCGCGCCGTACAACATCTACCAGCGCCTGTACGGCTCCTCGAACGGCTGGAACATCCTCGGCGGCAAGGTCAAGCACTCGCCGGCCGGCAAGGACGGCAACTGGATGGGTGGCCCCGAGACGATCGACGTCGAGGGCGTCGGCACGGTCAACCCCGGCGAGCTGACCGTCCAGCTCAACAGCGTCACGGGCGACGAGCAGAAGGCCGTCATCGCCAAGCTCGCCAAGGCGGCCAACCAGGATCTTCCGGTGATCCAGCTCTGGGACTACGTGAACACGCAGTTCGTCAACACCAACCGCTTCACCGGCTTCCCGGAGGACGAGAGCGATCTGCTGCGCCAGCCCTCCGGCGTCTGGATCCAGCTCGGCCTGATCAAGAAGAAGCAGTAG
- the ald gene encoding alanine dehydrogenase, translated as MKIGVPAEVKNHEYRVAATPAGVHELVRHGHEVDVQRGAGLGSHITDEEYLAAGAKLVEGADEVWAESEMILKVKEPIAEEYHRLRADQILFTYLHLAASRPCTDALLAAGTTAIAYETVQVGNGLPLLAPMSEVAGRLAPQVGAYNLMRFNGGRGVLPGGVPGVAPAKVVVIGGGVSGLNAAQIAVGMGADVTILDVNIDRLRFIDAIYQGRLKTLVSTSYAIERAVIEADLVIGAVLIPGAKAPTLVSNELVSRMKPGSVLVDIAIDQGGCFEDSRPTTHAEPTFRVHESVFYCVANMPGSVANTSTYALTNATLPYAVKIADRGWKDALRGDEALGLGLNTHAGVLTNAPVASAHGLAYTPVAEILAA; from the coding sequence ATGAAGATCGGCGTGCCCGCCGAGGTCAAGAACCACGAATACCGCGTCGCCGCCACCCCGGCCGGCGTCCACGAGCTCGTCCGTCACGGCCACGAGGTCGACGTCCAGCGCGGTGCCGGACTCGGCTCCCACATCACCGACGAGGAGTACCTCGCGGCCGGCGCCAAGCTGGTCGAGGGCGCCGACGAGGTGTGGGCCGAGTCGGAGATGATCCTCAAGGTCAAGGAGCCGATCGCGGAGGAGTACCACCGGCTCCGCGCGGACCAGATCCTGTTCACCTATCTCCACCTCGCCGCCTCCCGGCCGTGCACCGACGCGCTGCTCGCGGCGGGCACCACCGCCATCGCGTACGAGACCGTCCAGGTCGGCAACGGGCTGCCGCTGCTGGCCCCGATGTCGGAGGTCGCCGGGCGGCTGGCCCCCCAGGTCGGCGCGTACAACCTGATGCGGTTCAACGGCGGACGCGGCGTGCTTCCCGGCGGGGTGCCCGGCGTGGCCCCCGCCAAGGTCGTCGTGATCGGCGGCGGCGTCTCCGGCCTCAACGCGGCGCAGATCGCCGTCGGCATGGGCGCCGACGTGACGATCCTCGACGTAAACATCGACCGGCTGCGCTTCATCGACGCCATCTACCAGGGCCGGCTGAAGACGCTGGTCTCGACGTCGTACGCGATCGAGCGGGCGGTGATCGAGGCCGACCTGGTCATCGGCGCCGTGCTCATCCCGGGCGCCAAGGCCCCGACGCTCGTCTCCAACGAGCTGGTCTCCCGCATGAAGCCGGGCTCCGTGCTCGTCGACATCGCGATCGACCAGGGCGGCTGCTTCGAGGACTCCCGCCCGACCACGCACGCCGAGCCGACGTTCCGCGTGCACGAGTCGGTGTTCTACTGCGTGGCGAACATGCCGGGCTCGGTGGCCAACACCTCCACCTACGCCCTGACCAACGCGACCCTGCCGTACGCCGTGAAGATCGCCGACAGGGGCTGGAAGGACGCGCTGCGCGGCGACGAGGCGCTCGGCCTGGGTCTCAACACCCACGCAGGCGTCCTCACCAACGCGCCCGTCGCTTCGGCGCACGGCCTGGCGTACACGCCGGTCGCGGAGATCCTCGCCGCCTGA
- a CDS encoding aspartate aminotransferase family protein — translation MTRPDVLKAAQDNLWMHFTRHSSYEGGEVPMIVRGEGAYVYDIHGKRYLDGLAGLFVVQVGHGRAELAEAAAKQAQELAFFPLWSYAHPKAAELAARLAELTPGDLNRVFFTTGGGEAVESAWKLAKQYYKLKGKPLKTKVVSRSIAYHGTPQGALSITGIPALKQVFEPLVPGAIKAPNTNLYRADEISGFPGLDKDPEAFGRWAADQVGKAIEMEGPDTVAAVFVEPVQNAGGCFPPPPGYFQRLREICDAHDVLLVSDEVICAFGRLGTMFGGQKFDYVPDIITCAKGLTSGYSPIGAMIVSERLFEPFKHGSETFAHGYTFGGHPVSAAVALANLDIFEREGLLEHVTANEPVFKATLDRLRDLPIVGDVRGSGYFYGIELVKDKSTKQTFNEEESERLLRGFLSKALYDAGLYCRADDRGDPVVQLAPPLICGPKEFDEIESILRSVLTEAWARL, via the coding sequence ATGACGCGCCCCGACGTTCTCAAGGCCGCACAGGACAATCTCTGGATGCACTTCACGCGCCACTCCTCCTACGAGGGAGGGGAGGTGCCCATGATCGTGCGCGGCGAGGGCGCCTACGTCTACGACATCCACGGCAAGCGGTATCTCGACGGCCTGGCCGGACTGTTCGTGGTGCAGGTCGGTCACGGCCGCGCCGAGCTGGCCGAGGCCGCCGCCAAGCAGGCCCAGGAGCTCGCGTTCTTCCCCCTGTGGTCGTATGCGCACCCGAAGGCGGCCGAGCTCGCCGCGCGGCTCGCGGAGCTCACCCCCGGTGACCTCAACCGCGTCTTCTTCACCACCGGCGGCGGCGAGGCCGTCGAGTCGGCCTGGAAGCTGGCCAAGCAGTACTACAAGCTCAAGGGCAAGCCGCTGAAGACCAAGGTCGTCAGCCGGTCCATCGCCTACCACGGCACCCCGCAGGGCGCGCTGTCGATCACCGGCATCCCGGCGCTCAAGCAGGTCTTCGAGCCGCTGGTGCCCGGCGCGATCAAGGCCCCCAACACGAACCTCTACCGCGCCGACGAGATCTCCGGCTTCCCCGGCCTGGACAAGGACCCCGAGGCGTTCGGCCGCTGGGCCGCCGACCAGGTCGGCAAGGCCATCGAGATGGAGGGCCCGGACACCGTGGCCGCCGTCTTCGTCGAGCCGGTGCAGAACGCCGGCGGCTGTTTCCCGCCGCCCCCCGGATACTTCCAGCGCCTGCGCGAGATCTGCGACGCCCACGACGTGCTGCTCGTGTCGGACGAGGTCATCTGTGCCTTCGGCCGTCTCGGCACGATGTTCGGCGGCCAGAAGTTCGACTACGTGCCGGACATCATCACCTGTGCGAAGGGCCTGACCAGCGGTTACTCGCCCATCGGCGCCATGATCGTGTCGGAGCGGCTGTTCGAGCCGTTCAAGCACGGCAGCGAGACCTTCGCGCACGGATACACCTTCGGCGGCCACCCGGTGTCGGCCGCCGTCGCCCTGGCCAACCTCGACATCTTCGAGCGGGAGGGGCTGCTTGAGCACGTCACGGCCAACGAGCCGGTGTTCAAGGCGACCCTCGACCGGCTGCGCGACCTGCCGATCGTCGGCGACGTCCGCGGCTCGGGCTACTTCTACGGAATCGAGCTGGTCAAGGACAAGTCCACCAAGCAGACCTTCAACGAGGAGGAGTCGGAGCGCCTGCTGCGCGGCTTCCTCTCGAAGGCGCTGTACGACGCCGGCCTGTACTGCCGGGCGGACGACCGTGGGGACCCGGTCGTGCAGCTCGCCCCGCCGCTGATCTGCGGCCCCAAGGAGTTCGACGAGATCGAGTCGATTCTCCGTTCGGTGCTCACCGAGGCGTGGGCCCGCCTTTAG
- a CDS encoding tetratricopeptide repeat protein produces the protein MTLVGATEATAWPGIPVPRTPEPLDPAEANLVDRARDGDSDAAHRLGRLCAERDDRLGARLWWERAARAGNVDSAYNLGLWHRTHGTTEEAIGWFELAANTGDADAATNLASLLLERRGDADGARKWFERAAEDGSRHAARRLALLCEDQGDGIGARRWHFRAAVDGDLRSAHDLGFLGYAAGDEAEALHWWEYAARGGHAEAAYHMALLLHAARDEKGAEAFYRLAVRADHPGAAFRLGDMALCRGDLTTARACFERAAQTGRPDARRMAGLVCARMDDKPGAARWYGQAAADDPEAAFRLGLLLVAEHNDLKGARHWFRRAAERGHHGAMVELRTLLPLLGASPETEECLLDPAPPYWSRPAEPGQAARAELAVAAARRRGDPAAEPADLVEILGTWDLVTTELLTGASPLGDGPDVVGPADTVGWLAQASGLHRAAIEHLALVRATLLRPGTAPLPTPAEVEHVLGTARDLRRRLGLGRA, from the coding sequence ATGACACTAGTGGGAGCGACGGAGGCGACCGCGTGGCCCGGGATACCGGTCCCGCGTACCCCTGAACCCCTGGACCCGGCCGAGGCGAACCTGGTCGACAGGGCCCGTGACGGCGACAGCGACGCGGCGCACCGGCTGGGCCGGCTGTGCGCGGAGCGCGACGACCGGCTGGGCGCCCGGCTCTGGTGGGAGCGGGCGGCGCGGGCGGGCAACGTCGACAGCGCCTACAACCTCGGGCTGTGGCACCGCACGCACGGAACGACCGAGGAGGCCATCGGCTGGTTCGAGCTGGCGGCGAACACCGGTGACGCCGACGCGGCGACGAACCTGGCATCACTGCTGCTGGAGCGGCGCGGCGACGCCGACGGAGCACGCAAGTGGTTCGAGCGGGCGGCCGAGGACGGCTCCCGCCACGCGGCCCGGCGGCTGGCCCTGCTCTGCGAGGACCAGGGCGACGGCATCGGCGCGCGGCGCTGGCACTTCAGGGCCGCCGTGGACGGCGACCTGCGCTCGGCCCACGACCTGGGGTTCCTGGGCTACGCCGCAGGCGACGAGGCCGAGGCGCTGCACTGGTGGGAGTACGCGGCACGTGGCGGCCACGCGGAGGCCGCCTATCACATGGCCCTGCTCCTGCACGCGGCACGTGACGAGAAGGGCGCGGAGGCGTTCTACCGGCTCGCCGTCCGCGCCGACCACCCCGGGGCGGCCTTCCGGCTCGGCGACATGGCGCTCTGCCGGGGCGACCTGACCACGGCACGCGCCTGCTTCGAACGGGCGGCGCAGACCGGCCGGCCGGACGCGCGGCGGATGGCCGGTCTCGTCTGCGCCCGGATGGACGACAAGCCGGGGGCCGCCCGATGGTATGGGCAGGCCGCGGCCGACGACCCCGAGGCGGCCTTCCGGCTCGGCCTGCTGCTCGTCGCGGAGCACAACGACCTGAAGGGCGCGCGCCACTGGTTCAGGCGTGCGGCCGAACGCGGGCACCACGGCGCCATGGTCGAGCTGCGGACGCTGCTGCCCCTGCTCGGCGCGTCGCCCGAGACCGAGGAGTGCCTGCTCGACCCGGCCCCGCCCTACTGGAGCCGCCCGGCGGAGCCCGGGCAGGCCGCACGCGCGGAGCTCGCCGTGGCGGCGGCGCGCAGGCGCGGCGACCCGGCGGCGGAGCCCGCGGACCTGGTCGAGATCCTCGGCACGTGGGATCTCGTCACCACCGAGCTCCTCACCGGGGCCTCGCCGCTCGGCGACGGGCCCGACGTGGTGGGCCCGGCGGACACCGTGGGGTGGCTCGCGCAGGCGAGCGGACTGCACCGGGCCGCGATCGAGCACCTCGCCCTGGTGCGCGCGACGCTCCTGCGGCCGGGGACGGCCCCGTTACCCACCCCGGCCGAGGTCGAGCACGTGCTCGGCACCGCGAGGGATCTGCGCAGACGCCTCGGTCTCGGTCGTGCCTGA
- a CDS encoding M20/M25/M40 family metallo-hydrolase: MTPEEIERAVEEGMPQTVEDLKRLVAIPSVAFPGHSEAPVLEAAALVERLLRDAGLPHVRQIPIEGSFPAVFAEAPAPEGAPTVLLYAHYDVQPAGDLALWRTPPFEPTVVDGVMHGRGAADDKSGVIAHVAALRTFNGRFPVGLKVIIEGQEEYAGERLEAFVEKNPELLRADAMVIADVGNPAVGDPAITTSLRGMAAFTVEVRTLAEAVHSGSFGGAAPDALAALMRMLTALHDDQGSVRVPGLEPGTFPGEAAGEEEFRELAGVLDGVSLVGDGSLADRLWASYAITVTGLDVPTVTGAINAVQAVARARVTIRIPASGDSRQALNDVTAYLEKVAPWGVKVSFSDFVTGSGFQIEPGGPAMNAAGRALERAFGRAPRQVGQGGSIPLVAALARQFPQAEILLYGAEDDGASIHAPNERLVLDELKRIITTEALFLADYGGWHGAS; encoded by the coding sequence GTGACACCAGAGGAGATCGAGCGCGCCGTCGAGGAGGGCATGCCGCAGACGGTCGAGGACCTCAAGCGCCTCGTCGCCATACCGTCCGTCGCGTTCCCCGGCCACTCCGAGGCCCCGGTCCTTGAGGCCGCGGCGCTCGTCGAACGGCTGCTGCGCGACGCCGGCCTCCCGCACGTCCGGCAGATCCCCATCGAGGGCAGCTTCCCCGCCGTGTTCGCCGAGGCGCCCGCCCCCGAAGGGGCCCCGACCGTGCTGCTCTACGCGCACTACGACGTGCAGCCCGCAGGCGACCTCGCCCTGTGGCGCACTCCGCCGTTCGAGCCCACGGTCGTCGACGGGGTCATGCACGGCCGGGGCGCGGCCGACGACAAGAGCGGCGTCATCGCCCACGTGGCCGCGCTGCGCACTTTCAACGGCCGGTTCCCGGTCGGGCTGAAGGTCATCATCGAGGGCCAGGAGGAGTACGCCGGCGAGCGCCTGGAGGCGTTCGTCGAGAAGAACCCCGAACTGCTGCGCGCCGACGCCATGGTCATCGCCGACGTCGGCAACCCCGCGGTGGGCGACCCCGCGATCACCACCTCGCTGCGCGGCATGGCCGCGTTCACCGTGGAGGTCCGCACGCTCGCCGAGGCCGTGCACAGCGGCTCGTTCGGCGGCGCCGCCCCCGACGCGCTGGCCGCGCTCATGCGCATGCTGACCGCCCTGCACGACGACCAGGGCAGCGTACGGGTGCCCGGGCTCGAACCGGGGACCTTCCCCGGCGAGGCCGCCGGCGAAGAGGAGTTCCGCGAGCTCGCCGGAGTGCTCGACGGCGTGTCGCTGGTCGGCGACGGCTCGCTCGCCGACCGGCTCTGGGCGTCGTACGCGATCACGGTGACCGGGCTGGACGTGCCGACCGTGACCGGCGCCATCAACGCGGTCCAGGCGGTGGCCCGCGCGCGCGTCACGATCCGCATCCCCGCGAGCGGTGACTCCCGGCAGGCGCTGAACGACGTGACGGCCTACCTGGAGAAGGTCGCGCCGTGGGGGGTCAAGGTCTCCTTCAGCGACTTCGTCACCGGCTCGGGCTTCCAGATCGAGCCGGGCGGCCCGGCCATGAACGCCGCGGGGCGCGCGCTGGAGCGCGCCTTCGGGCGGGCGCCGCGCCAGGTCGGCCAGGGCGGCTCGATCCCGCTGGTGGCGGCCCTCGCCCGGCAGTTCCCCCAGGCCGAGATCCTGCTGTACGGCGCCGAGGACGACGGCGCCTCGATCCACGCCCCCAACGAACGGCTGGTGCTGGACGAGCTCAAGCGGATCATCACGACCGAGGCCCTGTTCCTCGCCGACTACGGCGGCTGGCACGGCGCGTCCTGA
- a CDS encoding pectate lyase codes for MIGTVVGVAALVGGVFVGVSNAAPSAGPNAGPSAGPSAGAYRIVNGASGLCLTVPGNSTADGVQLTVSSCNGASNQTWNLSTQGSGFRLAAANSGKCAGVKDASTSAGRAVQQESCTGSTSQTWELTASGSNYRVVNANSDKCLNTKDNSTSSGALVQQNSCDSVSTKQWSLQPTGSQPPASPTPTRTPTRSPSPTPSTNPTPPPSGWPSPNGSQAVTSTISVSGTVDGGLKRYYASGDMGDGGQSESQDPIFELANGATLKNVIIGSPGADGIHCLGSCTLQNVWWEDVGEDAATLLGSSSSQVMTIDGGGARSASDKVFQHNGPGTMIIRNFQVENFGKLYRACGNCTNSYQRHVQMSNIVATSPGKALAGINTNWGDTARFSNITIKNDSSHKIVICEKYKGVPKGSEPTKIGEGADGTNCIYSSSDIHYQ; via the coding sequence CGCCCTGGTGGGCGGCGTCTTCGTCGGCGTGTCCAACGCGGCGCCCAGTGCGGGACCCAATGCGGGACCCAGTGCGGGACCCAGCGCGGGCGCCTACCGGATCGTGAACGGCGCCAGCGGCCTGTGCCTGACCGTCCCCGGCAACAGCACCGCCGACGGCGTGCAGCTCACCGTCTCCAGCTGCAACGGCGCGAGCAACCAGACCTGGAACCTGTCCACCCAGGGCAGCGGCTTCCGCCTGGCCGCCGCCAACAGCGGCAAGTGCGCCGGGGTGAAGGACGCCTCCACCTCCGCGGGCAGGGCCGTCCAGCAGGAGTCCTGCACCGGCTCCACGTCGCAGACCTGGGAGCTGACCGCCTCGGGCTCCAACTACCGCGTCGTCAACGCCAACAGCGACAAGTGCCTCAACACCAAGGACAACTCCACCTCCTCAGGCGCGCTCGTGCAGCAGAACTCCTGCGACTCGGTGTCCACCAAACAGTGGTCACTCCAGCCCACCGGCTCCCAGCCGCCCGCTTCCCCCACCCCCACCAGGACGCCGACGAGATCCCCTTCGCCCACGCCGAGCACCAATCCGACGCCGCCGCCGTCGGGCTGGCCCAGCCCGAACGGCTCGCAGGCGGTCACCAGCACGATCAGCGTCTCCGGCACCGTGGACGGGGGCCTTAAGCGCTACTACGCAAGTGGTGACATGGGCGACGGCGGGCAGAGCGAGAGCCAGGACCCGATCTTCGAGCTGGCCAACGGCGCAACGCTCAAGAACGTGATCATCGGCTCGCCCGGCGCCGACGGCATCCACTGTCTGGGCAGCTGCACGCTGCAGAACGTCTGGTGGGAGGACGTCGGCGAAGACGCCGCCACCCTGCTGGGCAGCTCGTCGTCGCAGGTCATGACCATTGACGGCGGCGGCGCCAGGAGCGCCTCCGACAAGGTGTTCCAGCACAACGGCCCCGGCACGATGATCATCAGGAACTTCCAGGTGGAGAACTTCGGGAAGCTCTACCGCGCCTGCGGCAACTGCACGAACTCCTACCAGCGGCACGTCCAGATGTCGAACATCGTGGCGACCTCTCCCGGCAAGGCGCTCGCGGGCATCAACACCAACTGGGGCGACACTGCGCGCTTCTCGAACATCACGATCAAGAACGACTCCAGCCACAAGATCGTGATCTGCGAGAAGTACAAGGGTGTGCCGAAGGGCAGCGAGCCCACGAAGATCGGTGAGGGCGCCGACGGCACGAACTGCATCTACAGCTCTTCCGACATCCACTACCAGTAA
- a CDS encoding ABC transporter permease: protein MAVLLRRLAGHVARGFVMILVVTTISFLIIRNVPGDPLLARYQKLVEQGMAPDAAQRAVEALYGFTPKGGLWEQYLDYMGGLAHLDLGQSLSVPGTGVSTVLFSAAKWTLIPVLAGTLLSFLVGVVMGVYAAIKRTGVLGDLLAISGSLLHGVPQYVLALLLGAIFTTLIPILPAGGTADIVIDPGFTADYIGSLVQHATLPVVTYALAGYGGWILAMKSSVVTVLGDDFILAAELRGMKRSIIFRYVARNAILPLFTILALSLGLLFGGSIFIERIFNYPGLGLMLIDSINNRDYSLMGGAFLLITTAVVVANIAADLLYTVIDPRVRSGGEAA, encoded by the coding sequence ATGGCGGTTCTCCTCAGGCGGCTCGCGGGCCATGTGGCCCGCGGGTTCGTCATGATCCTGGTCGTCACGACGATCAGCTTCCTGATCATCAGAAACGTTCCCGGAGATCCGCTCCTGGCCCGCTACCAGAAGCTCGTCGAGCAGGGCATGGCCCCCGACGCCGCCCAGCGCGCGGTCGAGGCGCTGTACGGCTTCACGCCGAAGGGCGGCCTGTGGGAGCAGTATCTCGACTACATGGGCGGGCTGGCCCACCTCGACCTCGGGCAGTCGCTGTCCGTGCCCGGCACCGGCGTGTCCACCGTGCTGTTCTCGGCCGCCAAGTGGACCCTGATCCCGGTGCTCGCCGGGACGCTGCTGAGCTTCCTCGTCGGCGTCGTCATGGGCGTCTACGCGGCGATCAAGCGGACCGGCGTGCTGGGCGACCTCCTCGCCATCTCCGGGTCGCTGCTGCACGGCGTGCCGCAGTATGTGCTGGCGCTGCTGCTGGGGGCGATCTTCACCACGCTGATCCCGATCCTCCCCGCCGGGGGGACGGCCGACATCGTGATCGACCCCGGCTTCACCGCCGACTACATCGGCTCGCTGGTGCAGCACGCCACCCTGCCGGTCGTCACGTACGCGCTGGCCGGCTATGGCGGGTGGATCCTCGCGATGAAGTCGAGCGTGGTCACCGTGCTCGGCGACGACTTCATCCTGGCGGCCGAGCTGCGCGGGATGAAGCGGTCGATCATCTTCCGCTACGTGGCGCGCAACGCGATCCTGCCGCTGTTCACGATCCTGGCGCTCTCGCTGGGCCTGCTCTTCGGCGGCTCGATCTTCATCGAGCGCATCTTCAACTACCCGGGCCTGGGGCTGATGCTCATCGACAGCATCAACAACCGCGACTACTCGCTGATGGGCGGGGCGTTCCTGCTCATCACGACGGCGGTCGTCGTCGCGAACATCGCCGCCGACCTCCTCTACACGGTCATCGATCCCCGGGTGCGCAGCGGAGGGGAGGCGGCATGA
- a CDS encoding sulfite exporter TauE/SafE family protein: MEPAALFAGGLVAGLAAGTASCTAVQGGLLIGLAAQSRGQSRGRSRGPSRALSHGLARGLPPVAAFLTGRLAAHTALGALLGLLGAAVQVGPRTRAALLVAAGTAVVVLAVRMLRRRRCAQAEPGTADGDPRACSCADGGPAQDRTQMKSAPPDSASPDSAPPDIPPPDSAPPGSAPLDIPPPGSAPPGSAPRCPALTDGAPRGRAPLGGGAGSPGGGARSPGLARAAALGMATIFVPCGVTIGMEVVAVGSGSALGGAATLAGLALGTAPAFAALGLLLRTLVSTRLAALAGIAAVAAGLFTAGSGLRLGGWLPDVSLPEFGSPAAAAGRALTGTDGVQRLTVWATPEGFRPGIAVAAAGRPVEIVFRTKDNRGCTRTLTIDDHDVVLPVTGERVVRLPARPQGRLRYACGMGMYVGFVRFERSP; the protein is encoded by the coding sequence GTGGAGCCGGCCGCCCTGTTCGCCGGAGGTCTCGTCGCCGGCCTTGCCGCGGGCACAGCGTCGTGCACCGCCGTCCAGGGCGGCCTCCTCATCGGCCTGGCCGCCCAATCTCGCGGCCAATCTCGCGGCCGGTCTCGCGGCCCGTCCCGCGCCCTGTCTCACGGCCTCGCCCGCGGCCTCCCGCCGGTGGCGGCGTTCCTGACCGGCAGGCTCGCCGCCCACACCGCCCTCGGGGCGCTGCTCGGGCTGCTGGGCGCGGCCGTACAGGTCGGCCCGCGCACCCGCGCGGCACTGCTCGTCGCCGCCGGGACCGCGGTGGTCGTGCTCGCCGTACGGATGCTCCGTCGCCGCCGGTGCGCACAGGCGGAGCCCGGGACGGCGGACGGCGACCCGCGTGCATGCTCGTGCGCGGACGGTGGGCCCGCGCAGGACCGCACACAGATGAAAAGCGCACCGCCGGACAGTGCTTCACCGGACAGCGCACCACCTGACATCCCGCCGCCGGACAGCGCACCACCGGGCAGCGCACCACTGGACATCCCGCCGCCGGGCAGCGCACCACCGGGCAGCGCACCCCGGTGTCCCGCACTGACAGATGGCGCACCACGGGGTCGTGCACCACTGGGCGGCGGGGCCGGTTCCCCGGGCGGCGGGGCCCGCTCCCCCGGCCTTGCACGGGCGGCGGCGCTGGGCATGGCCACGATCTTCGTACCCTGCGGCGTCACGATCGGCATGGAGGTCGTGGCCGTCGGCTCGGGCTCGGCGCTCGGGGGCGCGGCCACGCTCGCGGGGCTCGCACTCGGCACAGCGCCCGCCTTCGCCGCCCTCGGTCTGCTGCTGCGCACGCTCGTCTCGACCCGGCTGGCCGCCCTCGCGGGGATCGCGGCCGTGGCCGCCGGGCTGTTCACCGCCGGCTCCGGGCTGCGGCTCGGCGGCTGGCTGCCGGACGTCTCCCTGCCGGAGTTCGGCTCCCCCGCCGCCGCGGCGGGACGCGCCCTCACCGGCACGGACGGCGTCCAGCGGCTCACCGTCTGGGCGACCCCGGAGGGGTTCCGGCCCGGGATCGCCGTCGCCGCCGCCGGACGGCCCGTCGAGATCGTCTTCAGGACGAAGGACAACCGGGGCTGCACGCGCACGCTCACGATCGACGACCACGACGTCGTGCTCCCCGTGACCGGAGAGCGCGTGGTGCGGCTGCCCGCCCGTCCGCAGGGGCGGCTGCGCTACGCCTGCGGCATGGGCATGTACGTGGGCTTCGTCAGGTTCGAGCGCTCCCCCTGA